The following DNA comes from Kaistia sp. 32K.
CATCGTCGGGACGGCGGTCCGGCGCGGGCTGGGCCTTCGGCGGCTGCGGCTTGGGCTTCTGCTCGCCCTGAGCGGGCTTCGGGTCCGGCTTTGCCGAAGGCTCGTCCGGCTTCTTCGAACCGGCCGGCGGCTGATAGGGCTTCGGCTGCTCGCCGCTGCCGGCGGACGGCCGCGCCGGGCGATCCGGATTGCCGTCGGCCTTATTGTCGTCGGTCTTATTGTCGTCAGTCTTGGGAGGCTGCGGCGCCGCCGGCTTTTCGGGCTCGGCAGGGGCAGCGCCGCCGGGCGTCTCCACGGCGCGCAGGTCCTTCATCGCGTCGGCGACGCCGCGCCGCGCGGCGCGCACGTCACCGCCGGTCTCCTCGGCCTGCTTCAGCGATTCCTGGGCCTTCTCCAGCAGTTCCTTTGCCTTCTGGACGCGATCCTCCGCCGCCTGGGCAACGACGATCGGCCGGCTCTCCATCTGCGCCTGATCGGCGAGCGCCATCGTTGGGCCGCCGAAGAGGACGGGAACGGCAACCGATGAAAGCAGAAGAAAATAGGAGGGTCTCATGGTCTTCCTGCAGCTTGGCCTCAGCTGGCCGATGTCTGGGACGGACGCGAACTCGTGTCTGAATGCGTCATTCCATGCCGCCGAAATGCGGCAACCGTGAGAGACATATGCGCGGATTGCCGCTGAACGACGGCTGAATGGACCGTTCAGCTTGTGGGCGGCCGCCTACTGGTCGGCCGGTCCCGTCACGACGGGGGCGTCGGGAGCGCCGCCCCATTCGGCCCAGGAGCCGTCATAGAGCGCCACGTCGCGAGCGCCGAGCGTGGCAAGCGCCAGCGACAGGATCGCGGCCGAGACGCCGGAGCCGCAGCTCGTGACGATCGGCCGGGACGGATCGACCCCCGCCTCGGCGAAGGCCGCCTCAAGATCGGCGGGGCTCTTCAGCCGGCCGTTCGCCACGACGGCGCCGAACGGCACATTGCGGCTGCCCGGCATATGACCGGCGCGCAGGCCGGGGCGGGGCTCCGGCGCGTCGCCGCGAAAGCGCTCGGCCGGGCGGGCGTCGACGATGGTCGCGCCACCGGCATCGATCAGGCCTCGCACCTGGTCGAGGCTGCGCACCGCGCTCGCGTCGAAATGCGCGTTGAAGGTCGCGGGAGCGGGCGTGGCTTCGCCCGTCTCGACCGGACGGCCGTCCGCGATCCACTGCGGAAAGCCGCCGTCCAGGATGCGGACATCGGCGGCGCCCATGGTGCGGAAGGTCCACCACACCCGCGCGGCGGAGAAGAGCCCCGCGCCGTCGTAGACGACGATCGTCTGCGTCTCCGAAATGCCGAGGTTGCCGACGGTCTCGGCGAAAACCTCCCGCGAGGGCAGCATGTGCGGCAGGCCGGAGCTGGTATCGGCGATCGCGTCGATGTCGAAGAAGACGGCGCCGGGGATGTGCGCCTTGCGGAACTCGGCCGCCGCGTCGCGCTGCGCCGTCGGCAGGTACCACGAGGCATCGACCACCGCGATGGCCGGATCGCCCAGGCGGGAGGCCAGCCATTCGGTCGAAACGAGGGTGGTTGCGCGGTCGATCATGTCCGTCTCCGGTCGTCGGTCATTCTAGCGATGGGGGAGGCTCAGGCGAAGCGGATGCGGACGCGCCGGTTCTGCTTGCCCTTGTTCTCGATCTTGGCGACGACGAGCGGGCCGATCTCGCCGGTCGACTGCACATGCGTGCCGCCGCAGGGCTGCAGGTCAATGTCGCCGATGCGCACGAGGCGGACGCGGCCGCTGCCCATTGGCGGCATGACACTCATTGTCTTGACCAGGCCGGGATTGGCGAGGAGCTCCTCGTCCGTGATCCATTCGGTCGAGACCGCGTGATCGGCTGCGGCGAGCGCGTTCAGCTTCGCCTCGATCTCTTCCTTGGCCGGCACGGCGCCGTCGATGTCGAAATCGAGATGGCCTTCCTCGGCGCCGATGCGGCCGCCCGAAACGGGAAAGGGCAGGGCGACGGTGAGGAGATGCAGGCCGGTGTGGATCCGCATGTGCCGATGCCGCGTCGCCCAGTCGAGATGCTGGACGATCGTCTCGCCGAGGGCGGGCAGGGCGGAGCCCTCGCCCGGCACGTGCACGATGTCGCTCTTGCTGTCGCCATAGACGGTGGTGGCGATCTTGATCATCGACCCGTCTTCGCGCTCCAGCGTGCCGACGTCGCCCGGCTGGCCGCCGCCCGTCGCATAGAAGACGGTCCGGTCGAGCAGGATGCCGCCGCGCTCATTGATGCCGACGACCTTGGCTTCAGCGGTCGAAAGATAGGGATCGTCGCGGAAGAGCAGGGTCGTCTCGGCCATCGTCACGCCTTTTCGTAGGGAATGTGGATTTCGGGATTGCGCTCGAGCCAACCGGGGACCGGCAGGCCCTTTTCACGCAGGAAGGTGGGATTGAACAGCTTCGATTGATAGCGCGTGCCGTAGTCACAGAGGATCGTCACGATCGTATGGCCGGGGCCGAGCTTCTTCGCCAGGTGAATGGCGCCGGCGATGTTGATGCCCGACGAGCCGCCGAGGCAGAGGCCTTCGTTCTCGGCGAGGTCGAATACCACCTCGAGCGCCTCGGCATCGGTGATCTGGTAGGCCGCGTCGACGGGCGCCCCTTCCAGATTGGCGGTGATGCGCCCTTGGCCGATGCCTTCGGTGATGGACGAGCCCTCGGCCTTCAGGACGCCGGTCGTGTAATAGCTGAACAGCGCCGCGCCGAGCGGATCGGCGAGCGCGATCTGGATGTCCGGGTTGCGGGCCTTGAGCGCGATGCCGATGCCGGCCAGCGTGCCGCCGGAACCGACCGCCGAGACGAAGCCGTCGACCTTGCCGCCCGTCTGCTCCCAGATCTCGGGTCCCGTCGTCTCGATATGCGCCTGACGGTTCGCGACGTTGTCGAACTGGTTGGCCCAGATGGCGCCGTTCGGCTCGGTCTTCGCCAGTTGCTCGGCGAGACGGCCCGAGAGCTTCACGTAGTTGTTCGGATCCTTGTAGGGAACGGCCGGGACCTCGATCAGGGTCGCGCCCGCCAGCCGCAGCGCATCCTTCTTTTCCTGCGACTGCGTATCGGGAATGACGATGACCGTCTTGAAGCCGAGCGCGCTCGCGACCAGGGCGAGCCCGATGCCGGTGTTGCCGGCGGTGCCCTCGACGATCGTGCCGCCCGGGCGAAGCTGCCCCTTGGCGACGGCGTCCTGGATGATGAACAGCGCGGCGCGATCCTTGACCGATTGTCCCGGGTTCATGAACTCGGCCTTGCCCAGGATCTCGCAGCCCGTTTCATCGGAGGCACGGCGGAGGCGGATCAGAGGGGTGTTGCCGATGGCTTCGACGACGGAAGGAAGGACGGCCATGATTGCTTTCTGGAATGAGAGACGGGAAGGCTAGCTGGCCCACAGACTGGCTTCAAGCAGGACCACCCCGCAAAGCACCATTCCCCGACGGCTTTCAACGATCCGGAATATCATTCTTCGACGGGCTGCATGAAGAGGAAATCAATCCTCATCATCGCTCTGAAGCCGGGAAAAGGCGCGAAGCGCCCGGTCGCGGGAGGTGGCGAGGTCGGCGATCGGCTCCGGATAGCCGGCAGCGCCGCCCGCCTTCCAGGGCGCGTGGATCGCCTTGGCGGGGAGGCGTGAGAGCTCCGGCACATAGGCACGGACATAGTCGCCGGCGGGATCGAATTTCTCGCCCTGCAGGACGGGATTGAAGATCCGGAAATAGGGCGCGGCGTCGGCGCCCGACCCGGCCACCCATTGCCAGCTCGCCGGATTGTTGGCGGCGTCGGCATCGACCAGCGTATCCCAGAACCACGCCTCGCCGATCCGCCAGTCGACCAGCAGGTTCTTGATCAGGAACGAGGCGACGATCATCCGGACGCGGTTGTGCATCCAGCCGGTCTGCCAGAGCTCGCGCATCCCGGCATCGACGATCGGAATGCCCGTCCGGCCCTGTTTCCAGGCGGCAAGCGCAACCTCGTCGACCGGCGGCCACGGAAAGGCGTCGAAGCGCGGCTGGAAGTTGCGGGTGGCGAGATCCGGCTGGTGGTAGAGCAGGTGCCAGGAGAATTCGCGCCAGCCGATCTCGGACAAGAACTTGTCGACATTGGGCTGGCCCAGCTCGGCGTCCGGACGCGTCTCGGTGAGAGCATGCCAAAGCTGGAACGGGCTGATCTCTCCGAAGCGGAGATGCGGCGACAGGCGCGAGGAAGCCTCGGCGGCCGGTTCGTCGCGGTGGCCGGCATATCTTTCGAGCCGATTCTCCAGGAACTCCGCCAGCCGGGCGCTGGCGCCCGCTTCCCCCGGCGTCCAGCGCTCCCGGATCCCGCCGGCCCAGTCCGGCGCGGTCGGCAGCAGCTGCCACGAATCGAGGCTGTCGGAACGCAGGCCGGCGATGGGCGCGGGCAGGGCGTCCGGCCGGGCCAGCGGCGCGCGCGGCGGCAATTGCGCGCGACAGGCCTTCCAGAACGGCGTGTAGACCCGGAACGGCCGGTCGCTCTGGGTGCGGACCGTCCAGGGCTCGCAGAGCAGATTGGCCTGAAAGCTCTCGACCTCGACACCCCTTTGTTTCAGCGCCGCCTTGATCGTCGTGTCGACCGCGCGCTCGCCCTCGCCATAGCGCCGGTTCCACGTCACGCGCGCCGCGTCGATCTCGGCGACGAGTTCGAGGATGACGTCGACGGCCGGTCCATGCCGGAGCACCAACGTCTGTCCAAGGGCGGAGAGGTCGCGATCGAGCGCGGCCAGCGAATGATGCAGCCACCATTTCACCGCGGCGCCGAGCGGCCGGATTCCCTCGCTGAACTCGTCCAGCACATAGACGATCGCGAGCGGCGATCCCTCTCGGATCGCAGCGAGCAAAGCGCGGTTGTCGGCGAGGCGAAGGTCGTCGCGCAGCCAGACCAGTGTCGGCCTTGGGGCAGCCATGCCTTATTCCGCCGCCGCGAGACCGGTCCGGACGCGGTCGATCCGCGCCCAGCCCGGCCGGACGAACAGGAAGCGGAACCGGGTGCCGCGAACCAGCCATTCCAACAGCAGCGGCGTGATGACGCCGACCGCCGTGACGATCAGCGCGACTGTCCCGAGATCGGGGATGAGGCCCGTCTTGAGCAGGACGGCGCGCGTCGCCGCCATCGGCAGGAAGAAGGCGAGATAAATCGCGATCGAATGCTCGCCGCAATAGCGGAGCGGGGCCATCAGGTCGGCCTTGGAGAGCAGTGCGGAGAAGGCGACGACGGCGCAGGCGCCGAGGACGCCGAGAGCAAGGCCGATGAAGGGCAGCTCCGAATAATCGTTGAAGACGACGAGGCCGTTGACGACGACCCAGGCGACGAGGCCGGCCGCCGCGAGCGCCGGTCGCGCAATGACGAAGGCGGCGAGGCGGAAGATCTGCGGCGCGAACACATAGCCGGCATAGAAATAGACGAAGCGGGCGGCGAACTCGTCCGGGATCACCCAGCCGGTATGGACCGGCGCGATCTCCAGCGCCGCGGCCAGGATCAGCACGATCCAGGACGGCACGCCGCGCAGCAGCTTGGTGACGGCAAAGAAAATCGGCAGCAGGTAGATGAACCAGAGCGTGCCGAACGGCTCGATGAAGGCGAGCAGGAACTCGTGCAGCGCGCCGCCGACCCCCTGTTCGGCCGCCATGCCCGGCGCCTTGAAGAGGAACTGGATGACCAGCCAGAGCACGTAGAAATAGGCGAAATGGACGATCTTCTTGTCGGCATAGCTGCGCCAGTCGCGATCGATCACGCGCGAGAGGAACAGGCCGGAAATCAGGAAGAAGTCCGGCATCCGGAAGGGCTTGGCGAAGGCTACGAGATAGCCGAGCCAGCTTTCGGCACCGGCCGCCTTCTCGACCCCCAGCGTCGAATGCATCATCACGACCATGACGATGCAGAAGCCCTTGGCGTAATCGACCCATTCTATCCGAGCGCGTCCCGACATCGATCCCCCACCCCGTTCCGATCGCGAGCGAACCTAAGTCAAGGAAGCGACGATCCCGTTAACGCGCAAGGCGGCGAGGGAGCCCGCCGCCTTGTTGCCGCCGACGTGTCGGAGGCGTCCTACTGGAGGCCGCGCTGCGCCGCGCAGTTCTTGGCGACGGCGACCTCGATCAGCGCGTTCCGCTCGCCGCGCGCATGGGCGATGAAATCCTCATAGGTGGGGTTCGGCGTCCGGATGCCGAGCAGGATGAACTGCAGGGTCGGATTGCGGCGCAGCTCGTCCCAGCTGTTGTTGTTGCTCGAGATCGGCACGTTGAGCGCCTGGATGCGGGACGCGATCTCGTCGCAGGAGAGCTTGCGGAACTGGCTGGAATCAACAGGGTCGATCCGCTCGCTCTGCGCGCTGGCCGTGGTCGCGCAGGCCAGAAGGCCCAGTCCCGCCAAGGCGATCGAAATGCGCTTCATCATCGTCTCCTGTCATCAATGCCCGAAATCCATGCCGGGAATATAGACCGTCGGGAGCCGGTTTGCATCGCGGCGATTGTGCTTTCGGCGGATCGGCACAACCGGTTCTTATCCTCAGGGACAATGCAACCTTGTGCGCCTGTATGCGCATTTATGCATCATCTCGCTTGACCTGCTCCCGCGAAGCAGCAACCATGCGCAGGCTCGATGTCGGACAAGGAAGAGGATTCCGATGATCAAGAAGGAAGCGCGCAGGCTGCGGGTCGGCGTTCTGGGCGCGGGGCCGATCGCCCAGTTCGCCCATCTCGAATCCTGTGTGAAGGCGCGCAATGCCGATCTCTATGCGATCTGCGACGCGGCGCCGGACCTCCTCGCCCGCATGGCGGCGACTTACGAGCCGCAGAAGGCCTATACCGAATACGAGGCGATGCTGAGCGATCCGCAGGTCGAGGCGGTGATCGTCGCGATTTCCGACAGCTTCCACGTCTCGATGGCGATCCGCGCGCTGGAAGCGGGCAAGCACGTGCTCTGCGAGAAGCCGCTCGGCACCTCGGTCGAGGAGGTCGAGGCGCTGAAAGAAGTGGTCGAGCTGACCGGTCTGACCCTGCAGGTCGGCCACATGAAGCGCTTCGATCCCGGCATCGAGGCGGCGCGGGACTTCGTCCGCGACGAGATCGGCGAGTTGCTGGCGCTCAAGGCCTGGTATTGCGACAGCACGCACCGCTACACCATGACCGACGCCGTACAGCCGCTGCCGGTCACCAGCAAATTCGCCAAGAAGCCGAGCGAGGACCCGAAGGCCGATCTCCGCCGCTATTTCATGCTCGCCCATGGCAGCCATCTCGTGGATACCGCGCGCTTTCTCTGCGGCGAGATCACGGCGGTCAGGGCGCGGCTCTCCGAACGTTTCGGCGCCTATAGCTGGTTCGTCGAGACGAGCTTCGCCAATGGCACGCTCGGCCATCTCGACCTCACCGTCGCCGTCCGCATGGACTGGTTCGAGGGCTTCCAGCTCTATGGCGAGAACGGCAGCGTGATCGCGACGACCTACAATCCCTGGTATTTCAAATCGAGCGACGTCGAGATCTTCTCGGAAAGGGACGCGAGCTATCGCCGGCCGCTCGGCGCCGACGGGCATTTCTTCCGCCGCCAGCTCGAAGGCTTCGCCGACACGATCCTCAACGGCGCGCCGCAACGGGGCGCCGACATCCATGACGGCCTCGCCTCGGTGCGCGCCATGGCGGCGATCGCCGAGTCGGTCCGGACCGGCGAGACGGTCAGCGTGCCCGACATGGTGGGGGCGGTCTGATGCGCCTCGGCATCTTCGCCAAGACCTTTTCTGGTAGCGTTCCGTTAACCGTCCTGACAGCCGTCCGCGACGCCGGCTATCCCGCCGCGCAGTTCAACATGGCCTGCGCCGGATTGCCGGCCATGCCGGGTGAAATCACCGCCGACACCATCGAGACGATCCGCGCCGCGGTCGCCGAGACCGGTGTCGAGCTGGTCGCGCTCTCCGGCACCTACAACATGATCCATCCGGACAAGGCGGTTCGCCAGGACGGCATCCGGCGGCTCGGCGTCATGCTGGAGGCGGCGAAGGCGCTCGGCATACCGCTGGTCACCCTCTGCGCCGGCACGCGCGATCCCGTCGACCAGTGGGCGCACCATCCGGACAATGCGACGCCGGAGGCCTGGGCGGATCTTTTGACCGAGATGGAGAAGGCGGTGGCGCTGGCGGACCAGGCCGGCGTCGACCTCGGCATTGAGCCGGAGCAGGCGAACGTCGTCACCTCGGCCGAGGACGGCAGGCGGCTCGTCGCGGCGATTGGTTCGGACCGCATCCGCTTCATTCTCGATCCCGCCAATCTGTTCGAGATCGCCGACCGCGACACGTCACGCACCATCGTCGCCGAGGCTGTGGAGAAACTCGCCGGCCGCATCGCCATGGCGCACGCCAAGGACCGCAAGGCAGACGGCAGCTTCGCGACCGCCGGCACGGGCGTCGTCGATTTCCCGGATTTCTTCGCGCGGCTACGGCAGGCGAGCTTCGACGGCCCGGTGGTGACTCACGGCCTCTCCGCCGAGGAGGCGCCCGGCGTCGCCCGCTATCTCGCGGGACTGCTCGCGCCATGACGGAGACGAGCCTCCTCCGCGACGACGCGAGGCTCTCCGTCTTCGACAGCGAGGCCGGCTTTCCGGTCGTGTTCCAGCACGGCCTCGGCGGCGACAGGGCGCAGGTCGCGGAGAATTTCCCGGATCGTCCGGCCTTTCGCCGCCTGACCGTCGAATGCCGCGCGCAGGGGCGCTCGTCGCCCGGCAGCATCCGGCCATTCTCGCTCGCGATGTTCGCCGACGATGTCCTCGCCGCCTGCGACGCGCGCGGGATCGACCGCTTCGTCGTCGGCGGCATCTCGATGGGCGCCGCTATCGCGCTTCGGATCGCAGTCCGTCACCCCGAGCGGGTCGCCGGGCTCGTCCTGGCGCGGCCGGCCTGGCTGTTCGATCCGGCGCCCGACAACATGCGGCCCTATGGCGAAGTCGCCGCGCGAATGCGCGAGCTTCCGCGCGACGCCGCCCGCAACGCCTTCGCCCGCTCCAAGACGGCCGAAACGCTTCGTCGCGACGCGCCCGACAATCTCGCTTCGCTGCTGAAGTTCTTCGACCGGCCGGACCTTGGCGTGACCGCCGACCTGCTCGGCGACATCGCCGCCGACGGACCGGGCGTCACCGAGGCAGAAGCCGCGGCATTGTCGATGCCGACCCTCGTCATCGGCCACGGTGTCGACCACGCCCATCCGCTTGGCCATGCGCAGCGCCTCGCCGCGACTATTCCAGGCGCACGCCTTGTCGAGATCGCGCCGAAGGCGACCGACAAGCCGCGCCACATTGCCGAATTCCGCGCCGCGCTGGACGACTTCCTCCGCGCCACTATTCCGATCCGGGAGATCCACGCATGACCACCACAAGTCGACCCGCCGCCGACTGGCTGCGCGCCCTGCCGCGTGATCGCCTGCTCGGCGAGTTCTCGCTCTGGTCCGCCGATCTCTGCAACATGGAGCGCGACATCGCGCGCTCGGCGGCGCATGTCGATCTCTATCATATCGACGTCGCCGACGGCCGCTTCGCGCCGAGCTTCCTGCTCTTCCCCGACCAGG
Coding sequences within:
- a CDS encoding acyltransferase family protein, producing MSGRARIEWVDYAKGFCIVMVVMMHSTLGVEKAAGAESWLGYLVAFAKPFRMPDFFLISGLFLSRVIDRDWRSYADKKIVHFAYFYVLWLVIQFLFKAPGMAAEQGVGGALHEFLLAFIEPFGTLWFIYLLPIFFAVTKLLRGVPSWIVLILAAALEIAPVHTGWVIPDEFAARFVYFYAGYVFAPQIFRLAAFVIARPALAAAGLVAWVVVNGLVVFNDYSELPFIGLALGVLGACAVVAFSALLSKADLMAPLRYCGEHSIAIYLAFFLPMAATRAVLLKTGLIPDLGTVALIVTAVGVITPLLLEWLVRGTRFRFLFVRPGWARIDRVRTGLAAAE
- a CDS encoding alpha/beta fold hydrolase, whose amino-acid sequence is MTETSLLRDDARLSVFDSEAGFPVVFQHGLGGDRAQVAENFPDRPAFRRLTVECRAQGRSSPGSIRPFSLAMFADDVLAACDARGIDRFVVGGISMGAAIALRIAVRHPERVAGLVLARPAWLFDPAPDNMRPYGEVAARMRELPRDAARNAFARSKTAETLRRDAPDNLASLLKFFDRPDLGVTADLLGDIAADGPGVTEAEAAALSMPTLVIGHGVDHAHPLGHAQRLAATIPGARLVEIAPKATDKPRHIAEFRAALDDFLRATIPIREIHA
- a CDS encoding Gfo/Idh/MocA family protein, encoding MIKKEARRLRVGVLGAGPIAQFAHLESCVKARNADLYAICDAAPDLLARMAATYEPQKAYTEYEAMLSDPQVEAVIVAISDSFHVSMAIRALEAGKHVLCEKPLGTSVEEVEALKEVVELTGLTLQVGHMKRFDPGIEAARDFVRDEIGELLALKAWYCDSTHRYTMTDAVQPLPVTSKFAKKPSEDPKADLRRYFMLAHGSHLVDTARFLCGEITAVRARLSERFGAYSWFVETSFANGTLGHLDLTVAVRMDWFEGFQLYGENGSVIATTYNPWYFKSSDVEIFSERDASYRRPLGADGHFFRRQLEGFADTILNGAPQRGADIHDGLASVRAMAAIAESVRTGETVSVPDMVGAV
- a CDS encoding alanyl-tRNA editing protein, translating into MAETTLLFRDDPYLSTAEAKVVGINERGGILLDRTVFYATGGGQPGDVGTLEREDGSMIKIATTVYGDSKSDIVHVPGEGSALPALGETIVQHLDWATRHRHMRIHTGLHLLTVALPFPVSGGRIGAEEGHLDFDIDGAVPAKEEIEAKLNALAAADHAVSTEWITDEELLANPGLVKTMSVMPPMGSGRVRLVRIGDIDLQPCGGTHVQSTGEIGPLVVAKIENKGKQNRRVRIRFA
- a CDS encoding deoxyribodipyrimidine photo-lyase gives rise to the protein MAAPRPTLVWLRDDLRLADNRALLAAIREGSPLAIVYVLDEFSEGIRPLGAAVKWWLHHSLAALDRDLSALGQTLVLRHGPAVDVILELVAEIDAARVTWNRRYGEGERAVDTTIKAALKQRGVEVESFQANLLCEPWTVRTQSDRPFRVYTPFWKACRAQLPPRAPLARPDALPAPIAGLRSDSLDSWQLLPTAPDWAGGIRERWTPGEAGASARLAEFLENRLERYAGHRDEPAAEASSRLSPHLRFGEISPFQLWHALTETRPDAELGQPNVDKFLSEIGWREFSWHLLYHQPDLATRNFQPRFDAFPWPPVDEVALAAWKQGRTGIPIVDAGMRELWQTGWMHNRVRMIVASFLIKNLLVDWRIGEAWFWDTLVDADAANNPASWQWVAGSGADAAPYFRIFNPVLQGEKFDPAGDYVRAYVPELSRLPAKAIHAPWKAGGAAGYPEPIADLATSRDRALRAFSRLQSDDED
- the sseA gene encoding 3-mercaptopyruvate sulfurtransferase; the protein is MIDRATTLVSTEWLASRLGDPAIAVVDASWYLPTAQRDAAAEFRKAHIPGAVFFDIDAIADTSSGLPHMLPSREVFAETVGNLGISETQTIVVYDGAGLFSAARVWWTFRTMGAADVRILDGGFPQWIADGRPVETGEATPAPATFNAHFDASAVRSLDQVRGLIDAGGATIVDARPAERFRGDAPEPRPGLRAGHMPGSRNVPFGAVVANGRLKSPADLEAAFAEAGVDPSRPIVTSCGSGVSAAILSLALATLGARDVALYDGSWAEWGGAPDAPVVTGPADQ
- a CDS encoding cysteine synthase A, translating into MAVLPSVVEAIGNTPLIRLRRASDETGCEILGKAEFMNPGQSVKDRAALFIIQDAVAKGQLRPGGTIVEGTAGNTGIGLALVASALGFKTVIVIPDTQSQEKKDALRLAGATLIEVPAVPYKDPNNYVKLSGRLAEQLAKTEPNGAIWANQFDNVANRQAHIETTGPEIWEQTGGKVDGFVSAVGSGGTLAGIGIALKARNPDIQIALADPLGAALFSYYTTGVLKAEGSSITEGIGQGRITANLEGAPVDAAYQITDAEALEVVFDLAENEGLCLGGSSGINIAGAIHLAKKLGPGHTIVTILCDYGTRYQSKLFNPTFLREKGLPVPGWLERNPEIHIPYEKA
- a CDS encoding sugar phosphate isomerase/epimerase; amino-acid sequence: MRLGIFAKTFSGSVPLTVLTAVRDAGYPAAQFNMACAGLPAMPGEITADTIETIRAAVAETGVELVALSGTYNMIHPDKAVRQDGIRRLGVMLEAAKALGIPLVTLCAGTRDPVDQWAHHPDNATPEAWADLLTEMEKAVALADQAGVDLGIEPEQANVVTSAEDGRRLVAAIGSDRIRFILDPANLFEIADRDTSRTIVAEAVEKLAGRIAMAHAKDRKADGSFATAGTGVVDFPDFFARLRQASFDGPVVTHGLSAEEAPGVARYLAGLLAP